A single region of the Bacillus sp. 2205SS5-2 genome encodes:
- the fabI gene encoding enoyl-ACP reductase FabI: MTLSLTGKTYVIMGVANKRSIAWGIAQSLHEAGAKLIFTYAGERLEKNVADLASTLGDDSLVIPCDITKDEDIQSCFSIIKEKCGKIDGIAHCIAFAKKEELEGDFVDTTREGFLLSQNISAYSLTAVAKEAKELMTEGGSIVTLTYLGGEKVVSNYNVMGVAKASLEASVKYLANDLGKYGIRVNAISAGPIRTLSAKGVSDFNSILKDIEERSPLRKNTTPSEVGDTAAFLFSSMSRGITGENIHVDSGYHILA, from the coding sequence ATGACTCTTTCACTTACTGGAAAAACATACGTCATCATGGGAGTAGCGAATAAGCGTAGTATCGCTTGGGGAATTGCTCAATCCCTACATGAGGCTGGTGCTAAATTAATCTTTACATATGCGGGTGAACGATTGGAGAAAAATGTTGCTGATCTCGCCTCAACATTAGGGGATGATTCACTTGTCATCCCTTGTGATATTACGAAGGATGAAGATATACAAAGTTGTTTTTCGATTATAAAAGAAAAATGTGGAAAAATAGATGGGATTGCTCACTGTATTGCATTTGCAAAAAAGGAAGAGCTTGAGGGCGACTTTGTCGACACGACGCGCGAAGGTTTCCTATTATCTCAAAATATATCTGCCTACTCCTTAACAGCGGTTGCAAAAGAGGCTAAAGAGTTAATGACCGAAGGAGGAAGTATTGTCACATTAACGTATTTAGGTGGAGAAAAAGTTGTTTCCAATTATAATGTGATGGGAGTAGCGAAAGCTTCATTAGAAGCAAGTGTGAAATATTTGGCTAATGATCTTGGTAAGTATGGTATTCGAGTCAATGCCATTTCAGCAGGGCCAATACGTACTTTATCAGCTAAAGGTGTAAGTGATTTCAATTCCATCTTAAAAGATATAGAGGAACGTTCTCCGCTGCGCAAAAATACAACCCCTTCAGAAGTTGGGGATACGGCAGCCTTTCTATTTAGTTCCATGTCTAGGGGAATAACAGGGGAAAATATTCATGTTGATTCAGGTTATCATATTTTAGCATAA
- the spoVAC gene encoding stage V sporulation protein AC — MPKQPKSPEEKYYEKLEQKHETKRPILINCIKAFFVGGVICIIGQAISYFYIYYFNFTEQTAGNPTVATMVFIAMLLTGFGVYDHIGQFGGAGSAVPVTGFGNAVISAAIEHRTEGLVLGVGGNMFKLAGSVILFGVFSAFIVSLIKTVLIELGVI; from the coding sequence ATGCCGAAGCAACCAAAGTCACCGGAAGAAAAATATTATGAAAAACTCGAACAAAAGCATGAAACGAAACGACCCATTTTAATTAATTGCATCAAAGCGTTTTTTGTAGGAGGGGTTATTTGCATAATAGGACAAGCGATATCCTATTTCTACATTTATTATTTTAACTTTACTGAACAAACGGCTGGAAACCCAACGGTTGCTACCATGGTATTCATTGCGATGTTGTTAACTGGTTTTGGAGTATATGATCATATCGGTCAATTTGGAGGGGCGGGTAGTGCTGTACCTGTTACTGGATTTGGGAATGCGGTAATATCAGCTGCGATTGAACATCGCACCGAGGGACTAGTATTAGGGGTAGGGGGAAATATGTTTAAATTAGCTGGATCTGTAATATTATTTGGCGTATTTTCAGCCTTTATTGTGTCTCTAATAAAAACGGTTTTAATTGAGTTAGGGGTAATTTAA
- a CDS encoding stage VI sporulation protein F: MENNFFKNIEKKTGVNMNDILELANSLQNANFKDEKTVRQVVQRVSQIANKKVPKDVEDKLVKSIVNDGKQLDIGTISKMINQKK, from the coding sequence ATGGAAAATAATTTTTTTAAGAATATTGAAAAAAAAACCGGTGTAAATATGAACGATATTCTTGAACTTGCAAATTCATTACAAAATGCTAATTTTAAAGACGAAAAAACGGTACGTCAAGTTGTTCAAAGGGTGTCACAAATCGCTAATAAAAAAGTACCAAAAGATGTAGAAGATAAGCTGGTTAAATCCATTGTTAATGACGGAAAACAATTAGATATAGGAACCATATCCAAAATGATCAATCAGAAAAAATAG
- a CDS encoding TAXI family TRAP transporter solute-binding subunit has translation MNKKSFILVTALLMTVSMFLAACGGGSSNGESGEVDRITIATGGTGGTYFPLGGAFAKIIEDETGIESNAETSGASAENMTTLKDGDIEIAFTQTDIASYAAKGEQMFKEKVDSARGIATLYPETIQIVTTKDSGIMSVEDLKGKVISVGEAGSGTRLNAEQILEVHGMTFDDITVRDLSFGDSTTGIQDGTIDAAFITSGTPTGAVEGLAATEDITVVSISEDMISSLIDKYPYYAQDSIPGGTYSKLDEEITTVAVRAMLVTREDLPEDVVYDLTKAIFENTDQITHAKGKVIKAETALEGMGIELHPGAKKYFDEKGIQ, from the coding sequence ATGAATAAAAAAAGCTTTATTTTGGTAACAGCTTTATTGATGACTGTTTCCATGTTTCTAGCTGCATGTGGCGGCGGATCAAGTAATGGGGAGAGCGGAGAAGTAGACCGTATTACCATTGCTACAGGTGGTACAGGTGGTACATATTTTCCTCTAGGGGGAGCTTTTGCTAAAATTATTGAAGACGAAACAGGTATTGAGTCTAACGCCGAAACGTCAGGTGCTTCAGCAGAAAACATGACAACATTAAAAGATGGCGATATTGAAATTGCATTTACACAAACCGATATTGCAAGTTATGCTGCAAAAGGCGAGCAAATGTTCAAAGAAAAAGTAGATTCAGCTCGTGGAATTGCCACTTTATACCCAGAAACGATTCAAATCGTAACGACAAAAGATTCTGGTATTATGAGTGTTGAAGATTTAAAAGGAAAAGTAATATCGGTCGGTGAAGCAGGTTCTGGTACACGCTTGAATGCAGAACAAATTCTAGAAGTTCACGGAATGACGTTCGATGATATTACCGTTCGCGATTTATCATTTGGGGATTCAACAACAGGTATTCAAGACGGAACGATTGACGCAGCGTTTATTACGTCTGGTACCCCAACTGGAGCGGTTGAAGGACTTGCCGCAACAGAGGACATTACGGTCGTATCTATTTCAGAAGATATGATTTCCAGCTTAATAGACAAGTATCCATACTATGCTCAAGATTCTATCCCAGGTGGAACATACAGCAAACTAGATGAAGAAATTACGACAGTTGCTGTTCGCGCGATGCTTGTAACACGCGAAGACTTACCAGAAGATGTTGTATATGATCTAACGAAAGCCATCTTTGAAAACACAGATCAAATTACACATGCAAAAGGGAAAGTAATCAAAGCGGAAACAGCATTAGAAGGTATGGGTATCGAGTTACATCCAGGTGCCAAAAAGTACTTTGATGAAAA
- a CDS encoding GNAT family N-acetyltransferase, with product MKVNIVRSENELQDAFFVRKHVFVSEQGVSEAEEIDELETKSTHFVLYDEEQPVGAGRFRLVDAVGKVERICVLSSYRGKGAGVMIMNAIEEYAKPRASSLKLNAQVQAIPFYERLGYEVVSGEFLDAGIPHKTMKKNCT from the coding sequence ATGAAGGTGAATATTGTACGAAGCGAAAATGAATTACAGGATGCTTTTTTCGTGAGAAAACATGTTTTCGTATCGGAACAAGGTGTCTCTGAAGCAGAAGAAATTGATGAATTGGAAACAAAAAGCACTCATTTCGTTTTGTATGACGAAGAGCAGCCAGTGGGCGCAGGCCGCTTCCGATTAGTTGATGCGGTCGGCAAAGTAGAACGTATTTGTGTGCTTTCTTCTTACCGGGGGAAAGGGGCCGGCGTTATGATAATGAATGCCATTGAAGAGTATGCAAAGCCCCGAGCATCCTCATTAAAATTAAATGCCCAAGTACAGGCAATCCCTTTTTATGAAAGACTCGGGTATGAAGTAGTGTCTGGTGAGTTTTTAGATGCCGGTATCCCACATAAGACGATGAAAAAGAACTGCACTTAA
- a CDS encoding YhcN/YlaJ family sporulation lipoprotein, producing the protein MRKTAKVLMIIYMLGMVSGCEEKESFDDHKSNTALIKIINPSPVNLSDNKQGISTAQKVKDEVEKIEDLYDVAIIEGDETILVAYKVKHLKRFTMKKIEKKLNKMLESQFSQEEFIVSSDYKIFLEAVRLKEDMKDGELSKKEANDRFEEILDLTEKLA; encoded by the coding sequence ATGAGGAAAACTGCAAAAGTGTTGATGATTATTTATATGCTGGGAATGGTGAGTGGGTGTGAAGAGAAGGAATCGTTTGACGATCATAAAAGTAATACAGCTTTAATTAAGATAATCAATCCTTCACCAGTCAACCTATCAGATAATAAACAAGGCATATCAACTGCTCAAAAAGTAAAAGATGAAGTAGAAAAAATAGAAGATCTCTATGATGTTGCGATAATAGAAGGAGATGAAACGATATTAGTGGCGTATAAAGTAAAACATTTAAAACGTTTTACAATGAAGAAGATCGAAAAAAAACTAAATAAGATGCTTGAAAGTCAATTCTCACAAGAGGAGTTTATCGTTTCCTCTGATTATAAGATTTTTCTAGAGGCTGTTCGACTGAAGGAAGATATGAAAGATGGAGAGCTCTCAAAAAAAGAAGCTAATGATCGATTTGAAGAAATACTCGATTTAACTGAAAAACTAGCATAG
- a CDS encoding DUF421 domain-containing protein → MNFSSIGVELIVGFISLFILTKILGKTQINQITAFDFISALILGELVGNALYDADSGLKEIIFSVSLWGILIYITEYLTQKFRLFRHFIEGTPAIIIQNGKIDFQQLKKNHLDLNQLQHMLRNKGVFSVGECEYAILESDGSVSVLKKSLYDVVQKKDLHLPPDSPFLPLSLILDGEILYDNLKIADKNKDWLLKQIKSHGFHTPQEVLYVEYIENQKLLVQGYESKQ, encoded by the coding sequence ATGAATTTCAGCAGCATAGGAGTAGAGCTCATTGTCGGCTTTATTTCTTTATTTATTTTAACGAAAATACTGGGTAAAACTCAAATCAATCAAATAACTGCCTTTGATTTTATCTCGGCTTTAATATTGGGAGAGCTTGTTGGAAATGCCTTATATGATGCCGATTCAGGATTAAAAGAAATTATTTTCTCTGTGTCCTTATGGGGAATATTGATTTATATAACTGAATACCTTACACAAAAATTTAGACTATTTCGTCATTTCATCGAAGGCACACCCGCTATTATTATCCAGAATGGGAAGATTGATTTTCAACAATTAAAAAAAAACCATCTCGATCTAAACCAATTACAGCATATGTTGCGCAACAAAGGTGTATTTTCTGTTGGGGAATGTGAGTATGCGATTCTTGAATCTGATGGCTCAGTGAGTGTTTTAAAAAAATCCCTTTATGATGTCGTTCAAAAAAAGGATTTACATTTACCACCTGATTCTCCCTTCCTCCCCCTCTCCTTAATCCTAGATGGAGAAATTCTTTATGATAATCTTAAAATTGCAGACAAGAACAAAGATTGGCTTCTAAAACAAATCAAATCTCATGGGTTTCACACACCTCAAGAGGTGCTGTATGTAGAGTATATCGAGAATCAAAAATTACTTGTTCAAGGCTATGAATCTAAACAATAA
- a CDS encoding DUF1360 domain-containing protein, with product MEISWLQLFVLSVASFRLTRLLVYDKITEFIRTPFFNEVKETNDQGEEAIYLIPKPMGIRRFLGELLSCHWCTGIWSAAVLYGLYVIFPFVAIPIAIILSIAGVGALIETVIQALIQE from the coding sequence TTGGAGATTAGTTGGCTACAATTGTTCGTTTTGAGCGTGGCTTCATTCCGGTTAACAAGGCTTCTTGTGTATGATAAAATCACTGAGTTTATACGTACTCCATTTTTTAATGAAGTAAAAGAAACAAATGATCAAGGAGAAGAGGCAATATATCTTATACCAAAACCAATGGGAATTCGTCGTTTTCTAGGTGAATTATTAAGTTGTCATTGGTGCACGGGAATATGGTCGGCTGCGGTACTTTATGGACTTTATGTGATTTTCCCTTTTGTTGCAATTCCTATCGCTATTATCTTAAGTATTGCAGGAGTAGGGGCACTTATCGAAACCGTCATACAGGCACTGATTCAAGAGTAG
- a CDS encoding DUF421 domain-containing protein translates to MPGYIEVALRSIFIIIGLFGITKLLGKKQLSKLSFFEYITGITVGDIAGTISMEKQLDLLEGLTSLIIWSLFPLLISIIGLHSPIFRHFVEGTPTVFIEDGKIKEKALRKEKYTTDELLEQLRKKNIFRVDDVAFASLDTNGDLSIMVKREKQPLLYEDLFQLKEVPSPPQAVINDGRVDQEALKKVGYSVSWLEEEIAKRSLTVKDIFLAQLDKNGKLSFDLYDWSDK, encoded by the coding sequence ATGCCGGGGTATATCGAGGTAGCCTTAAGAAGCATCTTCATAATTATCGGGTTGTTTGGCATTACTAAACTACTGGGAAAAAAACAATTGTCTAAATTATCCTTCTTTGAATACATTACAGGTATTACCGTTGGAGATATCGCTGGAACTATTTCTATGGAAAAACAACTTGATTTATTGGAAGGTCTTACTTCTTTGATAATCTGGTCTTTATTTCCTCTTTTAATATCAATAATCGGACTACATTCACCGATATTTAGACATTTTGTCGAAGGCACTCCAACGGTTTTTATTGAAGATGGTAAAATTAAAGAAAAAGCATTAAGAAAAGAGAAATATACAACGGATGAACTATTGGAACAACTACGTAAAAAAAACATATTTAGGGTCGACGATGTTGCGTTTGCATCATTAGATACAAATGGAGATTTAAGCATTATGGTAAAAAGAGAAAAACAGCCCTTGTTGTACGAGGACTTGTTTCAACTTAAGGAAGTACCTTCTCCACCACAAGCTGTCATCAATGATGGAAGAGTCGATCAAGAAGCACTCAAAAAAGTGGGCTATTCGGTTTCGTGGTTAGAAGAGGAAATTGCAAAACGTTCACTAACTGTAAAGGATATCTTCTTAGCGCAGTTGGATAAGAATGGGAAATTATCATTTGATTTATATGATTGGTCAGATAAGTAA
- a CDS encoding YjcZ family sporulation protein — protein sequence MYGYGGYCCGYGGGNVGGYGGGSTFVLIVVLFILLIIVGASFC from the coding sequence ATGTATGGTTACGGTGGATATTGTTGTGGATATGGTGGTGGCAATGTCGGTGGATACGGTGGAGGTTCTACCTTCGTATTAATCGTCGTGTTGTTCATCTTACTAATTATTGTTGGAGCAAGTTTTTGCTAA
- a CDS encoding CotO family spore coat protein — protein sequence MKKKTKQRREPLLYLHQPNFQESEVNMQSVYSSKNSNTLPIHKKSKSGKKEKETEHFALTEVMNEKIDTEMADSTTEKISPFQPVKPFKDMTVEEKLQHLNRFKNGRAPFPCEFVTLDQSHRGVLVKYEGNTIEIKPFQGENIVCKRSDLSAIHLIGLS from the coding sequence GTGAAGAAAAAAACTAAACAAAGAAGAGAGCCCTTATTATATCTCCATCAGCCTAATTTCCAAGAATCCGAAGTGAATATGCAAAGTGTTTATTCTTCGAAAAATTCGAACACATTGCCAATTCACAAAAAAAGTAAGTCTGGAAAAAAAGAGAAGGAAACTGAACATTTTGCCCTTACAGAGGTGATGAATGAAAAAATTGACACTGAAATGGCTGATTCAACCACTGAGAAAATATCCCCCTTTCAGCCTGTAAAGCCCTTTAAAGATATGACAGTAGAAGAAAAGCTACAACATTTAAATCGTTTCAAGAACGGGAGAGCCCCATTTCCTTGTGAGTTCGTAACCCTCGACCAATCGCACCGAGGAGTATTGGTGAAGTACGAAGGAAATACGATTGAAATAAAGCCATTTCAAGGCGAAAATATTGTTTGTAAGAGAAGTGATCTATCGGCTATTCATTTGATAGGTCTTTCGTAA
- the spoVAD gene encoding stage V sporulation protein AD, which yields MKSGNHTWEFSQKPVILSTGVVGGPFEKKGALAQEFDSFFDDLWMGEDSYEKAHRVLIETAVSTALTKEKLTSEDIQFFLSGDLINQITPSSFAARTNVIPYIGLFGACSTSIEGLALGSFIVNHGGAKYVVTGAASHNCAAEKQFRYPTEYGGQKPPTAQWTVTGAGYAVVGNGTLATGMQPRVTSATIGKVIDMGIKDPFNMGGAMAPAAVDTIVQHLHDRGVSSSYYDLIITGDLAKIGRETAMELLEEKKVHVNADQFKDCGLLIYNSDQPVQAGGSGPGCSATVLYGHLINEMKKGTYKKILMVATGALLSPLSYQQKESIPCIAHAVSIEFT from the coding sequence ATGAAAAGTGGCAATCATACTTGGGAGTTCAGTCAAAAACCAGTCATTCTTTCAACTGGAGTTGTAGGAGGACCGTTCGAGAAGAAGGGAGCTCTAGCACAAGAGTTCGATTCATTTTTTGATGACTTGTGGATGGGAGAAGATTCTTATGAAAAAGCCCATCGAGTATTAATTGAAACGGCAGTGTCAACCGCTTTAACGAAAGAGAAGCTAACCTCTGAAGATATACAGTTTTTTCTATCAGGAGATTTAATTAATCAAATTACGCCTTCTAGCTTCGCTGCCCGAACCAATGTTATTCCATATATAGGGCTGTTTGGAGCATGTTCCACATCAATAGAAGGATTAGCTCTGGGCTCATTTATTGTAAACCATGGAGGGGCAAAATACGTGGTGACGGGGGCAGCAAGTCACAACTGCGCAGCCGAAAAACAATTTCGCTATCCAACAGAATATGGGGGACAAAAGCCTCCTACCGCTCAGTGGACTGTAACGGGAGCTGGCTATGCTGTTGTCGGAAACGGAACATTAGCCACTGGAATGCAACCTCGCGTCACCTCCGCTACCATTGGTAAGGTAATTGACATGGGCATAAAAGATCCTTTCAATATGGGAGGGGCAATGGCTCCAGCAGCGGTTGATACGATTGTTCAACACTTACATGATCGAGGAGTTTCTTCAAGTTATTATGACCTAATTATTACGGGTGACTTGGCTAAGATTGGCAGAGAAACGGCGATGGAGCTTCTAGAAGAAAAAAAGGTACATGTGAATGCCGACCAATTTAAAGACTGTGGACTGTTGATATATAACAGTGATCAGCCGGTTCAAGCTGGAGGAAGCGGACCAGGTTGCTCAGCAACGGTACTGTACGGGCATTTGATAAATGAAATGAAAAAAGGAACCTATAAAAAAATCTTAATGGTTGCGACAGGAGCCTTACTTTCGCCACTTAGCTACCAACAGAAAGAAAGTATTCCTTGTATTGCTCATGCTGTCTCAATTGAGTTCACGTAA
- a CDS encoding MBL fold metallo-hydrolase produces MKFIQLTQNVYYFHSAVNIGYITKDGKGLLIDTGIDSSAIKKVIKQLSEQNLPLDFALITHAHADHMGGAKFLKQLRDVELYAPDFERAIMENTLLEPIYLWNGAEPLEELKNKFLLAPSVRLDASIPVEDFVNIGPFTLKTHFLPGHSYGQVGISYENILFAADAFFGQDVLHKHKIPFIVSVKNTMNSLHKLMKTNFDGAVPGHGLFEENYIETVSKNLALHESILTEISEHIQEKQGVSFQALQQYILSKKKIEVPHLTSWLLFRTSVTAYVTHLVDKGRFQLTIQQNELMVYCLDS; encoded by the coding sequence GTGAAGTTTATTCAACTTACCCAAAATGTCTATTACTTTCATTCGGCAGTAAACATTGGTTATATAACAAAAGACGGAAAAGGCTTACTTATTGATACTGGTATTGATTCATCTGCCATCAAAAAAGTCATAAAACAATTGTCCGAGCAGAATCTACCACTCGATTTCGCTTTGATTACACATGCTCATGCCGATCATATGGGTGGCGCAAAATTTCTAAAACAATTAAGAGATGTTGAACTTTATGCACCGGATTTTGAAAGAGCGATTATGGAGAATACTCTCTTAGAGCCCATCTACCTTTGGAATGGAGCAGAACCGTTAGAAGAGTTGAAAAATAAATTTTTACTTGCGCCTTCTGTAAGGCTAGATGCTTCAATTCCAGTGGAAGACTTTGTTAACATTGGTCCGTTTACCCTTAAGACGCATTTTTTACCCGGCCATAGTTATGGACAAGTGGGTATTTCATATGAAAACATCCTTTTCGCAGCAGATGCCTTTTTTGGACAAGATGTCCTTCATAAACACAAAATTCCTTTTATTGTGTCGGTTAAAAACACAATGAATTCGTTACATAAATTGATGAAAACAAACTTTGACGGGGCAGTCCCAGGTCATGGTTTATTTGAAGAAAACTATATCGAAACGGTTTCTAAAAATTTGGCACTACATGAATCCATACTTACCGAAATTTCTGAACACATTCAGGAAAAACAAGGCGTTTCATTTCAAGCCTTACAACAATACATCCTCAGTAAGAAAAAAATTGAAGTCCCCCATTTGACGAGCTGGCTACTATTTCGAACATCGGTTACAGCTTATGTAACGCACCTAGTCGATAAGGGCCGTTTCCAACTAACAATACAACAAAATGAGCTTATGGTTTATTGTTTAGATTCATAG
- a CDS encoding alpha/beta hydrolase — protein MSTSRGTVEEQTIFSSCLQEEISLLVYLPANYTPLYKYSLLIAQDGKDYFQLGRLPRLADQLLENDEIENTIIVGIPYKSVQQRRSYYHPDGEQNENYIRFIAHELVPFLDEIYPTYQMGLGRILIGDSLGATVSFLTALRYPNTFGKVILQSPYVDEKVFSAANEFSQPSLLDIYHIIGLGETEVKTTVGTTQDFLSPNRKLNELMKGKGFNYFYDEFDGDHTWKYWQPDLKRALKKML, from the coding sequence ATGTCAACTTCAAGAGGTACCGTCGAAGAACAAACTATTTTCAGTTCTTGCTTACAAGAAGAAATCTCTTTACTTGTTTATTTACCAGCAAACTATACTCCTTTATATAAATACTCCCTTCTCATTGCACAAGATGGAAAGGATTATTTTCAATTAGGACGTTTACCCCGTTTAGCCGATCAATTACTAGAAAACGATGAAATAGAGAATACCATCATTGTTGGAATTCCTTATAAAAGTGTGCAGCAACGGAGAAGTTACTATCATCCTGATGGTGAGCAAAACGAGAACTATATCAGGTTCATCGCTCACGAACTAGTTCCCTTTTTAGATGAAATCTATCCAACATATCAGATGGGACTAGGTCGCATCTTAATTGGGGATTCATTAGGTGCAACGGTTTCCTTTTTAACAGCGTTAAGATATCCTAATACATTCGGTAAAGTCATTTTACAATCTCCTTATGTAGACGAAAAAGTGTTTTCGGCTGCAAATGAATTTTCACAACCGTCCCTTCTCGATATTTATCATATTATTGGGCTTGGTGAAACAGAGGTGAAAACCACAGTAGGGACAACACAGGACTTCTTGTCCCCTAATCGAAAACTGAATGAGCTAATGAAAGGAAAAGGCTTCAATTACTTTTACGATGAATTTGATGGAGATCACACCTGGAAGTACTGGCAACCTGATCTAAAAAGAGCATTAAAAAAGATGCTATAA
- a CDS encoding YjcG family protein has translation MNYGIVIFPSKKLQDQANSYRKRYDPHYALITPHITLKNGFDANEGQIQQLSQQLEKISNQHEPFSLKVSKISSFQPVNNVIYLKVEPTSELETLHKAMHGPDMLGELPEYSFVPHITIAQGLSNDEHSDVYGSLRMLDVNQEEMIDRFHLLYQLENGSWTVHETFRLGKDC, from the coding sequence ATGAATTACGGCATCGTTATTTTTCCATCCAAAAAGTTACAAGATCAAGCAAACTCTTACCGAAAGCGTTATGACCCTCATTACGCACTCATTACTCCTCACATCACCCTTAAGAATGGATTTGATGCGAATGAAGGGCAAATTCAGCAACTTAGCCAACAATTAGAAAAAATTAGTAATCAACATGAACCTTTTTCCTTAAAAGTCTCAAAAATCAGCTCATTTCAACCAGTCAACAATGTTATTTATTTGAAAGTTGAACCTACTAGTGAACTCGAGACATTACATAAGGCCATGCATGGTCCAGATATGTTAGGAGAATTACCTGAATACTCCTTTGTTCCTCATATCACTATTGCACAAGGGCTTTCCAATGACGAACACTCAGATGTGTATGGATCATTAAGAATGCTAGATGTGAATCAAGAGGAAATGATTGATCGTTTCCATCTCCTATATCAGCTTGAAAACGGTTCTTGGACTGTTCATGAAACATTTCGCCTAGGGAAGGACTGCTAG
- a CDS encoding CotY/CotZ family spore coat protein, which produces MSCGHKDRGESCVCEVLRAIKDIQDNAVDDDCLECTTNCFLEPLGNLAAPTRRPNADTRVFTLTLKDGDLFKGLYRRNFRDECISGKSVFFRVEDVFDNCCATLRVLVAVDLEKHCDHKGDLCDIDTFIRTNNCITVDLSCFCAVQCIADVDLDICD; this is translated from the coding sequence ATGAGCTGTGGACATAAAGATCGCGGAGAAAGCTGTGTTTGTGAAGTGCTTCGTGCAATTAAAGACATACAAGACAACGCAGTTGATGACGACTGTCTAGAATGTACTACAAATTGTTTCTTAGAACCCTTAGGCAATTTGGCTGCCCCAACGCGTAGACCAAATGCGGATACTCGTGTTTTTACACTTACATTAAAAGATGGTGATTTATTTAAAGGATTGTATCGTAGAAATTTTAGAGATGAATGCATATCAGGTAAATCAGTTTTCTTCCGCGTAGAAGATGTATTTGATAATTGTTGTGCAACACTTAGAGTACTAGTTGCAGTTGATTTGGAAAAACATTGCGACCACAAAGGTGATTTATGTGACATTGATACCTTTATTCGTACGAACAACTGTATAACAGTCGATTTAAGCTGTTTCTGCGCTGTACAATGTATTGCCGATGTTGATTTGGATATCTGTGACTAA
- the spoVAE gene encoding stage V sporulation protein AE yields the protein MLPMFFWAFVVGGLICVIGQLLFDVARLTPAHTLSLFVVAGAILDGLGLYEPLIDFAGAGATIPITSFGNALVHGAMQESEKHGLIGVLTGMFEVTSSGISAAIIFAFIGALLFKPKG from the coding sequence ATGTTACCGATGTTCTTTTGGGCATTTGTTGTGGGAGGGCTGATTTGTGTAATTGGTCAATTGCTATTTGATGTGGCTAGGCTAACACCAGCGCATACATTAAGTTTATTTGTTGTTGCAGGGGCAATATTAGACGGTCTTGGATTATATGAGCCACTTATTGATTTTGCTGGAGCGGGAGCGACGATCCCGATAACAAGCTTTGGAAATGCGCTGGTTCATGGCGCTATGCAAGAATCCGAAAAACACGGACTGATTGGAGTCCTAACAGGGATGTTTGAAGTAACAAGTTCAGGAATATCAGCGGCTATTATTTTTGCTTTTATTGGAGCCCTTTTATTTAAACCGAAAGGATAA